A single genomic interval of Granulicella tundricola MP5ACTX9 harbors:
- a CDS encoding alpha/beta hydrolase family protein → MRAALLLVLALAPLASAAQTPATRVDPNSPDNAARKALIESLDHLAATQTAARRAEIAKIHTQAQARARQAHVRETMLRLIGPLPTRTPLNAQVLGTTNLPGVRIEKLLYDSQPNFHVTALLYLPDVPQGTKLPAIVMAPGHSPAGKAGDSPFALAFARAGIAVLSYDPLGQGERLQYPDPASAADHSVPGKTLAKQPTGEHGEASLQPILLGETLAKYMLWDGMTAVDYLQTRPEIDPTRIGAFGCSGGGAMTALLGALDPRIAATGTACYITSFDTLLPIQGPQDGEQSTPGWLSNGLDFPDWIELASPRPYAIISTTEDMFPFAGAQSTEAESRRFYSLFTADKSLAFITGPGHHGNLKPILPQIIQFFATNLHAVPPAVQGTDIAPREALQVTPTGQVSTSYPNTATVFTLNLAGPGHKMRQELRPNTGRYLEQNVRDVLVIPPPTPGLPFKPSLLSESSATAFLSPDTFTPSPPHKPGAKFAAVLLLTNEPITQPAEGQDFTAIQNRFMDLVEEEGKAALLLSSRPSPAGSEELKTPLLGPYYLLGLRAELVGKTLLGLRVEDTLQAIDELASLPNIDPTQITAEASNHEALILLHAAVLDPRLKHITLHNLPPTYAQLLATPIPKDAPQDILPGVLLHYDIPDLIRALGPRVTIIPEEKKDNQTPPK, encoded by the coding sequence ATGCGCGCAGCCCTCCTCCTCGTCCTGGCCCTCGCCCCCCTTGCCTCCGCCGCCCAAACCCCCGCCACGCGAGTAGACCCCAACAGCCCTGATAACGCCGCCCGCAAAGCCCTCATCGAGTCCCTCGACCACCTCGCAGCCACCCAGACCGCCGCCCGCCGAGCCGAGATCGCCAAAATCCACACCCAGGCCCAGGCCCGCGCACGCCAGGCCCACGTCCGCGAAACCATGCTCCGCCTCATTGGCCCCCTGCCCACCCGCACGCCCTTGAACGCACAGGTCCTCGGCACCACCAACCTCCCCGGAGTCCGCATAGAGAAGCTCCTCTACGACTCCCAGCCCAACTTCCACGTCACCGCCCTCCTCTATCTCCCAGACGTCCCTCAGGGCACAAAACTCCCCGCCATCGTCATGGCTCCCGGCCACTCCCCCGCCGGCAAGGCAGGCGATTCACCCTTCGCCCTCGCCTTCGCCCGCGCCGGCATCGCGGTCCTCTCCTACGACCCCCTCGGCCAGGGCGAGCGCCTCCAATACCCGGACCCGGCGAGCGCAGCAGATCATTCAGTCCCTGGGAAGACCCTCGCCAAACAGCCCACCGGCGAGCACGGCGAAGCCAGCCTCCAGCCCATCCTCCTCGGCGAAACCCTCGCCAAGTACATGCTCTGGGACGGCATGACGGCCGTCGACTACCTCCAGACCCGCCCGGAGATCGACCCCACCCGCATTGGAGCCTTCGGCTGCTCCGGCGGTGGTGCCATGACCGCCCTCCTCGGCGCGCTTGACCCCCGCATCGCCGCCACCGGCACCGCCTGCTACATCACCAGCTTCGACACCCTCCTCCCCATCCAGGGCCCCCAGGACGGAGAACAATCCACCCCCGGCTGGCTCTCCAACGGCCTCGACTTCCCTGACTGGATCGAACTCGCCTCCCCCCGCCCCTACGCCATCATCTCCACCACGGAGGACATGTTCCCCTTCGCCGGAGCCCAGTCCACCGAAGCCGAATCCCGCCGCTTCTACAGCCTCTTCACCGCCGATAAGTCCCTCGCCTTCATCACCGGCCCCGGCCACCACGGCAACTTAAAACCCATCCTCCCCCAGATCATCCAGTTTTTCGCCACCAACCTCCACGCGGTGCCGCCGGCAGTGCAGGGAACTGACATAGCTCCCAGGGAGGCCCTGCAAGTCACCCCCACCGGCCAGGTCTCCACCTCCTACCCCAACACCGCAACCGTCTTCACCCTCAACCTGGCCGGCCCCGGGCACAAGATGCGTCAGGAACTGAGGCCGAACACTGGTCGCTATCTGGAGCAGAATGTCCGCGACGTTCTCGTAATCCCGCCGCCAACTCCCGGCCTGCCCTTCAAGCCGTCCCTCCTCTCTGAATCCTCCGCGACCGCCTTTCTTTCACCCGACACCTTTACCCCGTCTCCGCCTCACAAGCCCGGTGCAAAGTTCGCAGCCGTACTCTTATTGACAAACGAACCCATCACCCAACCCGCCGAAGGCCAAGACTTCACCGCTATCCAGAACCGCTTTATGGATCTGGTTGAAGAGGAAGGTAAAGCCGCGTTGCTCCTCAGCTCCCGCCCAAGTCCTGCAGGCTCGGAGGAGTTGAAAACACCGCTCCTTGGCCCCTACTATCTTCTTGGTCTCCGCGCGGAGCTTGTCGGCAAAACGCTCCTTGGACTTCGCGTGGAAGACACCCTGCAAGCAATCGACGAACTAGCTTCTCTTCCCAACATCGATCCCACCCAAATCACCGCCGAAGCCTCCAACCACGAAGCCCTGATCCTCCTCCACGCCGCCGTTCTAGACCCCCGCCTCAAACACATCACTCTCCACAACCTCCCGCCCACCTACGCCCAACTCCTCGCCACTCCCATCCCCAAAGACGCCCCCCAGGACATCCTCCCCGGCGTCCTCCTCCACTACGACATCCCCGACCTCATCCGAGCCCTCGGCCCCCGCGTAACCATCATCCCGGAGGAGAAGAAGGACAACCAAACCCCACCCAAATAG
- a CDS encoding MarR family winged helix-turn-helix transcriptional regulator, with the protein MSMSLADEIKQAKPFASAKEELWLNLLRTTGIISHEMEQNLRPRGLSPTQYNVLRILRGAGAEGLCQYEIRDRLVAQVPDVPRILERMEKAGWIKRNRGEADRRMVIASATEEGLRLVGDLDQPMVQWMNGLFGELEEMELEQLSELLGRARARD; encoded by the coding sequence ATGAGCATGTCTTTAGCGGATGAGATTAAACAGGCGAAACCGTTTGCAAGCGCGAAGGAAGAGTTGTGGCTGAACCTTCTGCGGACGACGGGCATTATCAGTCACGAGATGGAGCAGAACCTGCGTCCGCGAGGGCTTTCCCCAACGCAGTACAACGTACTCCGTATTCTGCGGGGGGCGGGGGCGGAGGGGCTGTGCCAGTATGAGATTCGGGACCGGCTGGTGGCGCAGGTTCCGGATGTGCCTCGGATCCTGGAGCGCATGGAGAAGGCTGGGTGGATCAAGCGGAATCGCGGGGAGGCGGATCGGCGGATGGTGATTGCATCCGCGACCGAGGAAGGACTGCGGCTGGTGGGCGACCTGGATCAGCCGATGGTGCAGTGGATGAATGGACTGTTTGGAGAGCTGGAAGAGATGGAGCTGGAGCAGTTGAGTGAGCTGCTGGGGCGGGCTCGGGCTCGGGATTGA
- a CDS encoding lipocalin family protein: MMRIVAGLVLGAFAAVGARGQSVIPLQKLDLKKFTGTWYEVALLPDKKQKTCVADAVVLFSEKNKPRQFELVNSCLMKNGFSNVRNGDGKQDKQEDGKLKVIYLWPFSVKHWVLAADPDYQWALVGTPNHKNLYVLTKDKTPSDALMAELKAKASAQGFDVGKLIMMPQKRPPTMTTGENSGTSAKP, from the coding sequence ATGATGAGGATTGTGGCGGGTCTGGTTCTGGGGGCGTTTGCGGCGGTGGGGGCGCGGGGGCAGTCGGTGATCCCGCTGCAGAAGCTGGATCTGAAGAAGTTTACGGGGACCTGGTACGAGGTGGCGCTGCTGCCGGATAAGAAGCAGAAGACATGCGTGGCGGATGCGGTGGTGCTGTTCTCCGAGAAGAACAAGCCGAGGCAGTTTGAGCTGGTGAACTCGTGCCTGATGAAGAATGGTTTTTCCAATGTGCGGAACGGGGACGGCAAGCAGGATAAGCAGGAGGATGGGAAGCTGAAGGTGATCTATCTTTGGCCGTTCTCCGTGAAGCACTGGGTGCTGGCTGCGGACCCGGATTATCAGTGGGCTCTGGTTGGGACTCCGAATCACAAGAACCTGTATGTGCTGACCAAGGACAAGACGCCCTCCGACGCCCTGATGGCGGAGTTGAAGGCAAAGGCTTCGGCGCAGGGGTTCGATGTGGGGAAGCTGATTATGATGCCGCAGAAGCGTCCGCCTACGATGACTACAGGCGAGAACTCAGGCACTTCGGCGAAGCCTTAG
- a CDS encoding vitamin B12-dependent ribonucleotide reductase gives MNETLTASPAASKKNQSAAAKPAPGLTFDRYFTTEGVSPYDQITWELRDAIIQDWKGKLIFEQKNVESPVDWSMTATNIVASKYLHGLIGTPERESGVRALITRVAESIRDWGMSAGYFADQKAADIFYAELAHLLLNQKVAFNSPVWFNVGCDRLEPNSDAQNWHWDADKRQVSFSTTGYTKPQCSACFINSVQDSLDSILTLAKTEGMLFKWGSGAGSNLSSIRGSMETLSGGGTASGPLSFMRGFDAFAGVIKSGGKTRRAAKMVVLNVDHPDIVDFIECKSKEEAKAYSLIAAGYDGSGPDSEAYSSIFFQNANNSVRVTDEFMSAVERDAEFSTRTVKERTPVTTGPARDIMNKIAENTWACGDPGMQYDTTINKWHTSKNTARINASNPCSEYMFLDDSACNLASFNLIKFVDSRGQFDIPAYRSAIAIVTTAMEIIVDSAGYPTEMIAKNSHDYRPLGLGYANLGALLMSFGLPYDSDAGRDFAGTLTAILCGDAYYQSALIAETCPPLLAATPFCQQATPEQGGACPGFYMNREPFLDVIRMHRAEVNKIGKSKHSNEPFSVPQLDSLIQASKDAWDAALIHGEHYGFRNSQVTVLAPTGTIGFMMDCDTTGIEPDLALVKYKKLVGGGMIKIVNNTVPSALTKLGYSDADMHAIVSYIDATGTIEGAPAIKAEHLAVFDCSFKPAKGTRSIHYMGHIKMMAAAQPFLSGAISKTVNLPTDCSVEDIAEAYLESWRQGIKAVAIYRDGSKGAQPLNVSTDKQKADDKETARKASVAGAEAAQVEIDETIAAEREAVSALASAAHISAQDNLAILSAAKDQLVANQQQVAALQAKLAAHLAQSLQNSDSLDAKQPPRAVRHRLPAERASVTHKFGLGGHEGYITVGLYPNGQPGEIFIRMAKEGSTVSGLMDSFATAISLALQHGVPLRVLCEKFAHTRFEPSGWTGNEQIGYAKSLMDYMFRWIEIRFLSGTQLDLFSGLAPQSSIPVQGTVSAPANTIHLNPSDPAATDVTVTTPPQQVFVTNGPNPDNKSAVILSEAQNLGIGSSPESAHMHHDQYEDRTAPRGGIAPDLQARSGLSGPSPLGPDPLTLEDRGIYHTSAALRSIVNMGDAPSCATCGAIMTRNGSCYRCGECGSTSGCS, from the coding sequence ATGAACGAGACCCTCACCGCCTCCCCCGCAGCCTCCAAAAAGAACCAGTCCGCCGCAGCCAAGCCCGCGCCGGGTCTCACCTTCGACCGCTACTTCACCACCGAGGGCGTCAGCCCCTACGACCAGATCACCTGGGAGCTCCGCGACGCCATCATTCAGGACTGGAAGGGCAAGCTCATCTTCGAGCAGAAGAACGTAGAGTCCCCCGTCGACTGGTCCATGACCGCCACCAACATCGTCGCCTCCAAATACCTCCACGGCCTCATCGGCACCCCGGAGCGTGAGTCGGGCGTCCGCGCCCTCATCACCCGCGTCGCAGAGTCCATCCGCGACTGGGGCATGTCCGCCGGCTACTTCGCAGACCAGAAGGCCGCCGACATCTTCTACGCCGAGCTCGCACACCTGCTCCTCAACCAGAAGGTCGCCTTCAACTCTCCCGTCTGGTTCAACGTAGGCTGCGACCGCCTGGAGCCCAACTCCGACGCCCAGAACTGGCACTGGGACGCTGACAAGCGCCAGGTCAGCTTCTCCACCACCGGCTACACCAAGCCCCAGTGCTCCGCCTGCTTCATCAACTCCGTCCAGGACTCGCTCGATTCCATCCTCACCCTCGCCAAGACCGAAGGCATGCTCTTCAAGTGGGGCAGCGGCGCAGGCTCCAACCTCTCCAGCATCCGCGGATCGATGGAAACCCTCTCCGGCGGCGGCACCGCCTCCGGCCCGCTCTCCTTCATGCGTGGCTTCGACGCCTTCGCAGGCGTCATCAAGTCCGGCGGCAAGACCCGCCGCGCCGCCAAGATGGTCGTCCTCAACGTAGATCACCCGGACATCGTTGACTTCATCGAGTGCAAGTCCAAGGAAGAGGCCAAGGCCTACTCCCTCATCGCCGCAGGCTACGACGGCTCCGGTCCGGACAGCGAAGCCTACTCCAGCATCTTCTTCCAGAACGCCAACAACTCCGTCCGCGTCACAGACGAGTTCATGTCCGCGGTCGAGCGCGACGCAGAGTTCTCCACCCGCACCGTCAAGGAGCGTACCCCCGTCACCACCGGCCCCGCACGCGACATCATGAACAAGATCGCAGAGAACACCTGGGCTTGCGGCGACCCCGGCATGCAGTACGACACCACCATCAACAAGTGGCACACCAGCAAGAACACCGCCCGCATCAACGCCTCGAACCCCTGCTCCGAGTACATGTTCCTCGATGACTCCGCCTGCAACCTGGCCTCCTTCAACCTCATCAAGTTCGTCGATTCCCGCGGCCAGTTCGATATCCCCGCCTACCGCAGCGCCATCGCCATCGTCACCACTGCCATGGAGATCATCGTCGACTCCGCCGGCTACCCCACGGAGATGATCGCCAAGAACTCCCACGACTACCGCCCTCTCGGCCTCGGCTACGCCAATCTCGGCGCGCTCCTCATGTCCTTCGGCCTCCCCTACGACTCAGACGCCGGCCGCGACTTCGCCGGAACCCTCACCGCCATCCTCTGCGGCGACGCCTACTACCAGTCCGCCCTCATCGCCGAGACCTGCCCGCCCCTCCTCGCAGCCACCCCCTTCTGCCAGCAGGCCACCCCGGAGCAGGGAGGCGCATGCCCCGGCTTCTACATGAACCGCGAGCCCTTCCTCGACGTCATCCGCATGCACCGCGCTGAAGTCAACAAGATCGGCAAGTCCAAACACAGCAACGAGCCCTTCTCCGTCCCCCAGCTTGACTCCCTCATCCAGGCCAGCAAAGACGCCTGGGACGCCGCACTCATCCACGGCGAGCACTACGGCTTCCGCAACTCCCAGGTCACCGTCCTCGCACCCACCGGCACCATCGGCTTCATGATGGACTGTGACACCACCGGCATCGAGCCCGATCTCGCCCTCGTCAAGTACAAGAAGCTCGTCGGCGGCGGCATGATCAAGATCGTCAACAACACCGTCCCCTCCGCCCTCACCAAGCTCGGTTACTCGGACGCGGACATGCACGCCATCGTCTCCTACATCGACGCCACCGGCACCATCGAAGGCGCACCCGCCATCAAGGCTGAACACTTGGCAGTGTTTGACTGCAGCTTCAAGCCCGCTAAGGGCACCCGCAGCATCCATTACATGGGCCACATCAAGATGATGGCCGCCGCCCAGCCCTTCCTCTCCGGTGCCATCTCCAAGACCGTCAACCTCCCCACCGATTGCTCCGTCGAAGACATCGCAGAGGCCTACCTCGAGAGCTGGCGTCAGGGCATCAAGGCCGTAGCCATCTACCGCGACGGCTCCAAGGGAGCACAGCCCCTCAACGTCTCCACAGACAAGCAGAAGGCAGACGACAAGGAGACCGCCCGCAAGGCATCCGTAGCCGGAGCAGAAGCCGCCCAGGTTGAGATCGACGAGACCATCGCAGCCGAGCGCGAAGCCGTCAGCGCCCTCGCCTCCGCCGCCCACATCTCCGCGCAGGACAACCTCGCCATCCTCTCCGCAGCCAAGGACCAGCTTGTTGCGAACCAGCAGCAGGTCGCCGCCCTCCAGGCCAAGCTCGCCGCCCACCTCGCCCAGTCCCTCCAGAACTCGGACTCGCTGGACGCCAAGCAGCCACCCCGCGCCGTCCGTCACCGCCTCCCCGCCGAGCGCGCCTCCGTCACCCACAAGTTCGGTCTCGGCGGTCATGAGGGCTACATCACCGTAGGCCTCTACCCCAACGGCCAGCCCGGCGAGATCTTCATCCGCATGGCCAAAGAGGGTTCCACCGTCTCCGGCCTCATGGACTCCTTCGCCACCGCCATCTCCCTCGCCCTCCAGCACGGCGTCCCCCTCCGCGTCCTCTGCGAGAAGTTCGCCCACACCCGTTTCGAGCCCTCAGGCTGGACCGGCAACGAGCAGATCGGCTACGCCAAGTCCCTCATGGACTACATGTTCCGCTGGATCGAGATCCGTTTCCTCTCCGGAACCCAGCTCGACCTCTTCAGCGGCCTGGCCCCCCAGTCCAGCATTCCGGTGCAGGGAACCGTCAGCGCTCCGGCGAACACCATCCACCTCAACCCCTCAGACCCGGCAGCGACAGACGTAACCGTCACCACGCCCCCCCAGCAGGTCTTCGTCACCAACGGCCCCAACCCCGATAACAAAAGCGCCGTCATTCTGAGCGAAGCTCAGAACCTCGGTATTGGCTCTTCGCCTGAATCGGCACACATGCACCACGATCAGTACGAAGACCGCACCGCTCCCCGAGGAGGCATAGCCCCAGACCTCCAGGCCCGCAGCGGCCTCTCTGGTCCCTCACCCCTGGGCCCTGATCCCTTGACCCTCGAAGACCGAGGCATCTACCACACCTCCGCCGCCCTCCGGTCCATCGTCAACATGGGCGACGCACCATCCTGCGCCACCTGCGGAGCCATCATGACCCGCAACGGCTCATGCTACCGCTGCGGTGAATGCGGAAGCACCAGCGGCTGCAGCTAA
- a CDS encoding HNH endonuclease, whose amino-acid sequence MLPPRTLQGGRIKPKALPIGPLGKPLCRWCELEILAKRRRTFCSDYCVHQHRLRTDPGYLRDQVFARDHGLCALCQADTPAIYAALKRARGASRLAGLSLYGMKTITSRRSLWDADHILPVAEGGGQCDLDNLRTLCLPCHREVTAQLRLRLRRSA is encoded by the coding sequence ATGCTCCCCCCTCGCACCCTACAAGGCGGCCGCATCAAGCCCAAAGCCTTACCCATCGGCCCTTTAGGCAAGCCCCTCTGCCGCTGGTGCGAGCTCGAAATCCTCGCCAAGCGCCGCCGCACCTTCTGCTCCGACTACTGCGTCCACCAGCACCGCCTCCGCACCGACCCCGGCTATCTCCGCGACCAGGTCTTCGCCCGCGACCACGGCCTCTGCGCCCTCTGCCAAGCCGACACCCCCGCCATCTACGCCGCACTCAAACGCGCCCGGGGCGCATCCCGCCTCGCCGGCCTCTCCCTCTACGGCATGAAGACCATCACCAGCCGCCGCTCCCTCTGGGACGCAGACCACATCCTCCCCGTAGCCGAAGGCGGAGGCCAGTGCGACCTGGACAACCTCCGCACCCTCTGCCTGCCCTGTCACCGCGAGGTCACCGCCCAGCTTCGTCTAAGGCTTCGCCGAAGTGCCTGA
- a CDS encoding ABC transporter permease, protein MPQSILIFRKDIRHLLPELGVVLLLFVAFASCAPSMWTASAYAPYMALLAVLLKVLMPISWVVLISRLVHDESLVGDRQFWTSRPYHWGKLLAAKILFLAVFIYLPFLLVQCYLLKHAGLHPLLALPALGHNLVLLTICVILPITALAAITSNFARLLLSVIGAIIYMLVVSGFVFYFAFLKMQLPHLQADLLAVFFLLPAVALVYQYKTRQTQRSRILLIATPIAAALIVLLPASPFIAGAYPTLSGASAPKLTSLTDQFHPPTAGTLAVVRNLVGINLPTRIEGVAEDSTFVIQGVRVTVTGGGVNYTSPFLSSQGSNPIGAKTPATLLEFSLPQDIFNRIRTTPVDIHLELATERFQMQKPATWKATLLPFSVPGNGICSFSKDDASSPPTCRFPLAPPEVSLVTADVAPRMCPATQAFPGRANLGARGGVLDFDPVITVPLSLRTGDPDPSHNYVLCPGTPLSFVEGTHLPNAILTLDQKQVVLDAFAIRLTPPTEGPAPTPQVQPTSE, encoded by the coding sequence ATGCCGCAGTCCATCCTCATCTTCCGCAAAGACATCCGCCACCTCCTCCCGGAGCTGGGCGTAGTCCTTCTCCTCTTCGTCGCCTTCGCCTCCTGCGCCCCCTCCATGTGGACTGCGAGCGCCTACGCCCCGTACATGGCGCTCCTCGCCGTCCTCCTCAAGGTCCTCATGCCCATCTCCTGGGTCGTCCTCATCTCCCGCCTCGTCCATGACGAGTCCCTCGTAGGCGACCGCCAGTTCTGGACCTCCCGCCCCTACCACTGGGGCAAGCTCCTCGCCGCGAAGATCCTCTTCCTGGCCGTCTTCATCTATCTCCCCTTCCTCCTCGTCCAGTGCTACCTCCTCAAGCACGCCGGCCTGCACCCGCTCCTGGCCCTCCCCGCCCTCGGCCACAACCTCGTCCTCCTCACCATCTGCGTCATCCTCCCCATCACCGCCCTCGCCGCCATTACCAGCAACTTCGCCCGCCTCCTGCTCTCGGTCATCGGCGCCATCATTTACATGCTGGTCGTCTCCGGCTTCGTCTTCTACTTCGCCTTCCTGAAGATGCAGCTCCCCCACCTCCAGGCCGATCTCCTCGCCGTCTTCTTCCTCCTCCCCGCCGTCGCTCTGGTCTACCAGTACAAGACCCGCCAGACCCAGCGCTCGCGCATCCTCCTGATCGCCACCCCCATCGCCGCCGCCCTCATCGTCCTGCTGCCGGCGTCCCCCTTCATCGCAGGAGCCTACCCCACCCTTTCCGGTGCCTCCGCCCCCAAGCTCACCTCGCTCACCGACCAGTTCCACCCCCCCACCGCTGGCACCCTCGCCGTCGTCCGCAACCTCGTCGGCATCAATCTCCCCACCCGCATTGAAGGCGTCGCGGAGGACTCCACCTTCGTCATCCAGGGCGTGCGCGTCACCGTCACCGGCGGCGGCGTCAACTACACCTCACCCTTCCTTTCCTCGCAGGGCTCGAACCCCATCGGTGCCAAAACCCCTGCCACGCTCCTCGAGTTCAGCCTCCCCCAGGACATCTTCAACCGCATCCGCACCACCCCGGTCGATATCCACCTGGAGCTCGCCACCGAGCGCTTCCAGATGCAGAAGCCCGCCACCTGGAAGGCGACGCTCCTGCCCTTCAGCGTCCCCGGCAACGGCATCTGCAGCTTCTCAAAGGACGACGCCTCCTCACCCCCAACCTGCCGCTTCCCCCTCGCCCCGCCTGAGGTCAGCCTGGTAACGGCAGACGTAGCCCCCCGCATGTGCCCCGCCACCCAGGCCTTCCCCGGCCGCGCCAACCTCGGTGCCCGTGGCGGAGTCCTGGACTTCGACCCCGTCATCACCGTCCCCCTCAGCCTCCGGACCGGCGACCCCGACCCCAGCCACAACTACGTCCTATGCCCCGGCACCCCCCTCAGCTTCGTAGAGGGTACCCACCTCCCCAACGCCATCCTCACCCTGGACCAGAAACAGGTCGTCCTCGACGCCTTCGCCATCCGCCTCACCCCACCCACCGAAGGCCCCGCCCCCACCCCACAGGTCCAACCCACCTCGGAGTAA
- a CDS encoding ABC transporter ATP-binding protein, whose translation MPSAIHTQDLAKGYGRTQALHPLTLDVPAGAVFALVGHNGAGKTTLIKLLMNMIHPTSGTATILGRDTATLTGEDFTRIAYASENQELPDWMTVGQFLSYLKGFYPTWDDAALVQQLELPLDRKLKHLSRGMLMKAALASILAFKPSIILLDEPFSGLDPLVRDELIEALMVRVRPRSLAGSEALSAVPDADRPTILISSHDLAEVESFATHIGFLHQGRLLFAEEMTTLTSRFREITLTLPPPAPGEPTITLPTATGVPDSWLLLEQTLTAARFVHTHADTESIPAQVAAVFPTPYAPDIQVAPMTLRAIFLALAKSGRAPAVPA comes from the coding sequence ATGCCTTCAGCAATTCACACTCAAGACCTGGCCAAAGGCTACGGCCGCACGCAGGCCCTGCACCCCCTCACCCTCGACGTCCCCGCCGGAGCCGTCTTCGCCCTCGTCGGCCACAATGGCGCTGGTAAGACCACCCTCATCAAGCTCCTGATGAACATGATCCACCCCACCTCCGGCACCGCCACCATCCTTGGCCGAGACACCGCCACCCTCACCGGAGAAGACTTCACCCGCATCGCCTACGCCAGCGAGAACCAGGAGCTCCCGGACTGGATGACCGTAGGCCAGTTCCTCAGCTACCTCAAGGGCTTCTACCCCACCTGGGACGACGCCGCCCTCGTCCAGCAACTAGAGCTCCCCCTGGACCGCAAGCTCAAACACCTCTCCCGCGGCATGCTGATGAAAGCGGCATTAGCCAGCATCCTGGCCTTCAAGCCCTCCATCATCCTCCTTGACGAACCCTTCTCCGGCCTCGACCCCCTCGTCCGCGACGAGCTCATCGAAGCCCTCATGGTCCGAGTCCGCCCCCGCTCTTTAGCCGGCTCCGAAGCCCTCTCGGCAGTCCCCGACGCCGACCGCCCCACCATCCTCATCTCCTCCCACGATCTCGCAGAGGTCGAATCCTTCGCCACCCACATCGGCTTCCTCCATCAGGGCCGCCTCCTCTTCGCAGAGGAGATGACCACCCTCACCAGCCGCTTCCGCGAGATCACCCTCACCCTCCCGCCACCCGCACCCGGCGAACCCACCATCACCCTCCCCACCGCCACCGGCGTCCCGGACTCCTGGCTCCTGCTCGAGCAGACCCTCACCGCCGCCCGCTTCGTCCACACCCACGCCGACACCGAATCCATCCCCGCCCAGGTCGCCGCCGTCTTCCCCACCCCCTACGCCCCAGACATCCAGGTAGCCCCCATGACCCTCCGCGCCATCTTCCTGGCCCTCGCCAAATCCGGAAGAGCCCCCGCCGTCCCCGCATAG